A window from Drosophila willistoni isolate 14030-0811.24 chromosome XR unlocalized genomic scaffold, UCI_dwil_1.1 Seg143, whole genome shotgun sequence encodes these proteins:
- the LOC6646470 gene encoding testis-expressed protein 9 — MAELLSREKELFKINQELNLMTLNSSGTTAENVYPANNMNNNTSLPRYGTYHKQKGPSTLLKKKGQASAFQQPKAKTTVAVPPAKTKGGGGGEVPSMPTTPRATTLLTKSKGPEWRQGTAGTVPTTTTMTAATATTGTHILSNSQKYATAPPGATSSIFESKYSTYTRGTTSKTAAVIKYRNPNFSESPSLDQLLRNDLADAANVVKLVEVSQKRESTTVVSGQSKKQLTQDNFIKFLKAKVAILEEDHAQHATEMARQKEQLDQALNAQQKAESHRDQALSTNKHLMEQLQRSEQQCEDSNRRQKDRQQEYTNQQRELELLRRDAKILKQTVTNLENRLGRAHEEAENARQALNQMRGEQREQQETSRKELKTRDNRIKALKRQRGDLLNAYKKQLFMIDNLKRQTACMEQSVAIGFGEKEFNKVLEWNAKT, encoded by the exons ATGGCCGAACTCTTATCAAGGGAAAAGGAGCTATTCAAAATTAACCAAGAACTTAATCTAATGACACTAAATTCATCTGGAACAACGGCCGAGAATGTTTATCCGGCAAATAACATGAATAATAATACGAGTTTACCGCGTTATGGCACCTATCATAAGCAAAAGGGTCCCAGCACTTTGCTAAAGAAGAAAGGACAGGCTAGCGCCTTTCAACAGCCCAAGGCAAAGACTACAGTGGCAGTGCCGCCAGCTAAAACCAAAGGCGGTGGGGGTGGAGAGGTGCCATCGATGCCAACAACACCAAGAGCCACAACCCTTCTAACCAAATCAAAAGGACCCGAATGGCGACAAGGTACAGCGGGAACAGTaccgacgacaacgacaatgaCGGCGGCGACGGCGACAACGGGTACACATATCCTGTCCAATAGTCAGAAATATGCCACAGCACCACCAGGAGCCACATCATCGATATTTGAGAGTAAATACAGTACATATACACGTGGAACGACCAGTAAAACGGCAGCAGTTATCAAATATCGAAATCCCAATTTTAGTGAGAGTCCTTCGTTGGATCAATTGTTGCGCAACGATTTGGCAGATGCTGCAAATGTTGTCAAATTGGTTGAAGTCTCACAGAAACGCGAGAGCACCACTGTGGTCAGTGGTCAGTCTAAGAAACAATTGACCCAGGATAATTTCATTAA ATTTCTGAAAGCAAAAGTAGCGATTCTCGAAGAGGATCACGCCCAGCATGCCACAGAGATGGCTAGGCAAAAGGAGCAATTAGATCAGGCCTTGAATGCGCAACAAAAAGCCGAAAGTCATCGGGATCAGGCTCTAAGTACGAATAAACATTTGATGGAGCAGCTGCAACGTTCCGAACAGCAATGTGAGGACTCCAATCGTAGGCAAAAGGATCGTCAACAGGAGTATACAAATCAGCAGCGTGAATTAGAGCTTTTGCGGCGTGATGCGAAAATCCTTAAACAGACTGTAACGAATCTAGAGAATCGTTTGGGTAGAGCCCATGAGGAGGCCGAAAATGCCCGGCAGGCTCTGAATCAAATGCGTGGCGAACAACGTGAACAGCAGGAGACAAGCCGCAAGGAGTTAAAGACACGAGATAATCGCATCAAGGCATTGAAGCGACAACGTGGCGATCTTCTAAATGCCTATAAGAAGCAACTATTCATGATTGATAATCTAAAGAGACAGACCGCCTGTATGGAGCAATCGGTGGCCATTGGTTTTGGCGAGAAAGAGTTTAATAAGGTGCTCGAATGGAATGCAAAGACGTGA